A genomic window from Vitis riparia cultivar Riparia Gloire de Montpellier isolate 1030 chromosome 18, EGFV_Vit.rip_1.0, whole genome shotgun sequence includes:
- the LOC117906614 gene encoding 7-methyl-GTP pyrophosphatase isoform X2 produces MDANASSFKIILGSASVARRKILAEMGYEFTVMTADIDEKGIRKEKPEELVMAIAEAKADAIISKLQTIDNREKDAKPTILVAADTVVVYEGMVREKPSSKEEARQFIKDYSGGHAATVGSVIITNLKTGFRKGGWDKVEIYFHEIPDEMIDKLIEEGTVLYVAGGLIIEHPLILPFIKEVVGTTDSVMGLPKALTERLIKEAL; encoded by the exons ATGGATGCCAATGCTTCTTCCTTCAAG ATAATATTAGGATCAGCCTCAGTTGCGCGCAGAAAAATACTAGCTGAGATGGGATATGAATTCACAGTTATG actgCAGACATAGATGAAAAAGGCATCCGAAAAGAAAAGCCTGAGGAGTTGGTAATGGCTATTGCAGAGGCAAAG GCAGATGCCATCATATCAAAGCTTCAAACTATCGATAATCGGGAGAAGGATGCCAAACCAACAATTTTGGTTGCTGCTGACACA GTGGTGGTCTATGAAGGTATGGTCAGGGAAAAACCATCCAGCAAGGAAGAAGCCCGCCAATTCATCAAAG ATTACTCTGGTGGACACGCTGCAACAGTGGGATCTGTTATCATTACAAACCTTAAGACAGGATTCAGAAAAGGAGGGTGGGATAAAGTGGAG ATTTATTTCCATGAGATTCCAGATGAGATGATTGACAAACtg ATAGAGGAGGGTACTGTGCTGTACGTTGCTGGTGGACTAATAATAGAACACCCTTTGATACTACCCTTCATTAAGGAAGTG GTGGGAACAACGGACAGTGTCATGGGACTTCCCAAAGCGCTCACGGAAAGACTCATAAAGGAGGCCCTCTAG
- the LOC117906614 gene encoding 7-methyl-GTP pyrophosphatase isoform X1 has protein sequence MDANASSFKIILGSASVARRKILAEMGYEFTVMTADIDEKGIRKEKPEELVMAIAEAKADAIISKLQTIDNREKDAKPTILVAADTAEAILPKLPVGHYKMDAEPTLLITSDQVVVYEGMVREKPSSKEEARQFIKDYSGGHAATVGSVIITNLKTGFRKGGWDKVEIYFHEIPDEMIDKLIEEGTVLYVAGGLIIEHPLILPFIKEVVGTTDSVMGLPKALTERLIKEAL, from the exons ATGGATGCCAATGCTTCTTCCTTCAAG ATAATATTAGGATCAGCCTCAGTTGCGCGCAGAAAAATACTAGCTGAGATGGGATATGAATTCACAGTTATG actgCAGACATAGATGAAAAAGGCATCCGAAAAGAAAAGCCTGAGGAGTTGGTAATGGCTATTGCAGAGGCAAAG GCAGATGCCATCATATCAAAGCTTCAAACTATCGATAATCGGGAGAAGGATGCCAAACCAACAATTTTGGTTGCTGCTGACACA GCAGAAGCCATCTTACCGAAGCTCCCTGTTGGTCATTACAAAATGGATGCTGAGCCAACACTTTTAATTACATCTGACCAA GTGGTGGTCTATGAAGGTATGGTCAGGGAAAAACCATCCAGCAAGGAAGAAGCCCGCCAATTCATCAAAG ATTACTCTGGTGGACACGCTGCAACAGTGGGATCTGTTATCATTACAAACCTTAAGACAGGATTCAGAAAAGGAGGGTGGGATAAAGTGGAG ATTTATTTCCATGAGATTCCAGATGAGATGATTGACAAACtg ATAGAGGAGGGTACTGTGCTGTACGTTGCTGGTGGACTAATAATAGAACACCCTTTGATACTACCCTTCATTAAGGAAGTG GTGGGAACAACGGACAGTGTCATGGGACTTCCCAAAGCGCTCACGGAAAGACTCATAAAGGAGGCCCTCTAG
- the LOC117907791 gene encoding 3-ketoacyl-CoA synthase 4 has protein sequence MDHSRLTGDFTESTLEFQRKILERSGLGEETYVPQAMHYLPPRPSMSAAREEAEQVMFGALDALFSDTCIKPKDIGILVVNCSLFNPTPSLSAMIVNKYKLRGNIRSFNLGGMGCSAGVIAIDLANDLLQVHRNTYAVVVSTENITQNWYFGNDRSMLIPNCLFRVGGAAILLSNRSRDRRRAKYRLVHVVRTHRGADDKAFSCVYQKQDDVGKTGVSLSKDLMAIAGGALKTNITTLGPLVLPISEQLLFFATLLVKKLLKSNAKPYIPDFKLAFNHFCIHAGGRAVIDELEKNLQLLPEHVEASRMTLHRFGNTSSSSIWYELAYTEAKGRMRKGNRVWQIAFGSGFKCNSAVWEALRHVQPSRNGPWEDCIDKYPVKVVT, from the coding sequence ATGGACCACTCCAGACTCACCGGCGACTTCACCGAGTCGACGCTCGAGTTCCAGCGCAAGATCTTGGAGCGCTCTGGCCTCGGGGAAGAGACTTATGTGCCTCAAGCAATGCACTACCTCCCCCCGCGCCCCTCGATGTCGGCGGCCCGAGAGGAGGCTGAGCAGGTCATGTTTGGTGCTTTGGATGCTCTGTTTTCTGATACTTGTATTAAGCCTAAGGACATCGGCATTCTTGTTGTGAACTGTAGTTTGTTTAATCCCACGCCTTCCCTCTCTGCCATGATTGTGAATAAGTACAAATTGAGGGGTAATATTAGGAGTTTTAATCTAGGGGGTATGGGATGTAGTGCTGGAGTCATTGCAATTGATCTCGCTAATGACTTGTTGCAAGTTCATAGGAATACTTATGCTGTTGTTGTCAGCACTGAGAACATCACTCAAAATTGGTATTTTGGGAATGACAGGTCCATGTTGATACCCAACTGTTTGTTTCGGGTTGGAGGTGCTGCCATTTTACTTTCTAATAGGTCTAGGGACAGGAGGCGGGCCAAGTACAGGCTTGTTCATGTCGTGAGGACACATCGTGGAGCTGATGATAAGGCATTTAGCTGTGTTTACCAGAAGCAGGATGATGTAGGGAAGACGGGTGTTTCACTGTCAAAAGATCTCATGGCAATTGCAGGAGGGGCGCTTAAGACCAATATAACTACACTGGGTCCTCTTGTACTCCCAATTAGTGAGCAGCTGCTCTTCTTTGCAACTCTTCTGGTTAAGAAGCTTTTGAAATCAAATGCTAAGCCTTATATACCAGATTTCAAGCTGGCATTCAACCATTTCTGCATACATGCTGGAGGAAGGGCTGTTATTGATGAGCTGGAGAAGAATCTGCAATTGCTACCAGAACATGTGGAGGCATCTCGGATGACTCTTCACCGTTTTGGAAACACTTCATCAAGCTCTATCTGGTATGAGTTGGCCTATACTGAGGCTAAGGGGAGGATGCGAAAGGGTAACCGTGTCTGGCAGATTGCTTTTGGGAGCGGTTTCAAATGTAACAGTGCAGTGTGGGAGGCACTCCGGCATGTGCAGCCCTCTCGGAATGGCCCTTGGGAAGATTGCATTGACAAGTATCCAGTGAAAGTAGTCACCTAG